The Stigmatella ashevillena genomic sequence TCGTGGTGGAGCAGTTCGGCGCCATCCGCTCCCTCCGGGACTGGGCCCGGGCGTCGCGCGCCCTGGATCAGCGCTTTGGTTCCGCGGAAGACCTGGCCCGCATCGCCCGGCGTCCCCGGCGGACCCTGTCTTCAGGGCCGCCAGGGTCCGGTTACAGCCGGTAAGTGCCGGAAAGCGCCACGGTCACCCCTGCGCCTCCGTAGTTGCCAGGGTTCGAGAGGGGCGGAGTCAGGTGGGCCTTGGAGACTCCATAGAGCGCGCCAACGTCGAAGTTCCAGCGCGTGAAGCGCACGCCCGCCCCAAGGTGAATGACATGGGACCGGGCCGGTGGCGGTGTGAAGTAGTCCGCCGTCTCCAAGGGCGTGGCGGAGCCCGCGGTGGTATAGCCCGCGCGCACGAGGAACATCGGTGTCACGGCATACTCCGCCCCGAGCCCGAGCCCGATGACGTTCTTCCACAGAAGCGGCTTCACCTGCCTCTGCGTCCCCTGTGGCGTCTCCACCGTCGTCACGGACTCCTCGTGGGAGTTCTCGTAGAGCATCATCTTCGCATCGAGCACCAACAGGAGTCTGTCATCGAAGAGGGAGCACGCCGCCCCTGCTTTGAACCGGTGCGGCGACGCGACGTCCGCCGAGAAGGCCTGCCCTTCGAGTCCTGGAATCTCCAACGTGCCGTCCACCGTCGTCTTGATCTTGGACCGGTAGGACAACCCGAGGCGCAGGAACTTCACCGGGCGGTAGGTGAGACCCGCGTGCAGTCCCGCGAAATTGGCCCCGGAGAGATTCGTCTCTGACAGGACGAAGCCGTCTCCGACCAGCACCGGCACCTTCACCTGTTCCTGGATGTAGGTGATGCGGTAGCCGAGTCCCAGGGACAGAGTGTCGAGAAGCGCGACGGATACCGCCGGACTGGCCTCAATCGTCGCCACCACGGACGAGAAGTCGAGTCCGCCAAACGTCTGCACATCCTCGAAGGCCCCTCCGTAGGCCTCCATCGGATAGGCCGCCAGTCCCACCACGATTCGCTCCGTGAGCCGGTAGGAGAACCCCACAAACGGGCTCGGAACGAGCGAGACCTTCGCGGACACCTCGGTCTCCGGCCCGTCGATGGGTGCACGACCATACGTGATGCCAGGCACCACCGCCGCGACGCTGACGGTGGCATCCATCTTCTGGGTCCCTTGGAGCAGCGCCGGGTTGTGGTACAGCGACGCCGCGCCGTGGGCGTAGGCCACCCCGGTATCGCCCATCCCGGCCGAGCGGGCATCGTAGATGGCAACGGGGTCGATGTTCGCTTGAACAGGCGTGGTGACCGCGAACACCGCTCCCAGGGCACTCGCAAGAAACAGCTCTCTACACTCTCGTCGCACGGCAGACTCCTCTGAATGCTCAAACGTTGGGGGGTCCGCTCCAAGTTGCGCACATCAAGGATGCCGCTGGGCCTGTTGGCCCCGGACGGGCTGATTATCGACGCCGGCAAGCACCGTGTCACTCACCTTTTGCGTGATTCATCCGCCGTTCAGCTCCTGTGCTAACACGGGGGGCTTCATTCCACTTCCCCATTCTCCACGGTCTCTCATGAAGACTGCCTTGCTCATTGCCCAGCTTCAAACCCTGTAAGTGATCTGGCGGATCCCCATCTCACCTTTGCCAATGGCTATTATTACTTGACCGGGACAACGGGCACGACGATTCACCTGCGCCGCTCCGCAACGGTGAATGGCCTGAAATCCGCACACCTCACACAGGTCTATTCCGCCGCCCAGGGGGCCCCAACCAGTTGAGATGGGCTCCCGGACTGCACTTTCTGGACGGAATGGTAAGGTGTTCGTCACCTACTCGGCCAGCATGTTCTACACGCCCGATTAGGGCCCGCTCAAAAATGAATTAGCCACTTTTCGCGCCCGAAGGCCGAGTTGCCGAGGGGAGAACGCTTCCCACGGCCAAGTATATTGCGAGCAGGCCCTTAAACCAGGGCACGCCAAAGCTGCAACGTGGTTTAACTGGATTGTCAAGCGAACCTTGAGACTCAATCGGCTTTTCCACTCAAGCCCGCGATCAATAATATGCCCAGCACTCGCTCAGAAAAAGAAGCGCAGGAACTGTTGGAGTCAAATCATTTTTTCGTCGAGAAGATCTCCGAATCAGATCGACGCACAGCAGACTTCTTCGTAAGCAAAAACAACGACAGCTACTTAATTGAAGTAACCGAAAAAGAACCAGCGAACGCGTTCACTCAGATGATTCAGACGGCGAGCAAGGAGGGTCTTGGGACGCTTATTCGCGAACTAAATCGGAACAACAGGCTTGATGGGATCATAAAGGAGAAAGTCGATCAACTACGCACAACCGATAGGGAATCCGAATTCAGGCTGTTATGGATTGCTGGCCTACATGGCGATGCCGACTTCTTGCGCGACGTGCTCACGCAAACACTGTATGGCATTGCACAACTCTTGGTGTTTCACTCAACGAACCTGGATGTCCTGAATGCGTCTCCGCCGACACCACGTGCATGCTTTTATTACGACTATTTTTCATTTTACCGACTACCCGATCTCGATGGCGTCATTTTTTCGGCTCAAGGGCGGAAAACTTTATTTGTAAATCCTTTTGGAGACAAGACATCCGCGTTCCGCAAATCCGAAATGCACGATCTATTTAAAACCATCGGGACTGTGGCTGATCCCGACACCATCAAAGATCCCTCCGTACTCTTTCTGGGCTTGGATGTAGATCGCTCAGACCAACGTGCAAAGTGGGAGTACATTAAGAAGACCTATGGTATACTCACGAGCCGTATGGTGGAGTCTTCTTTCCATGGAGTGCTCCCTTTTTAGATCTCAACCCCAATACTGCGGGAAAAACCTCCATAGGAATCCTCCAACATCCAAGAACTCCCTGAGAAGAATGCTGACTCTGACCTCTGTACCAGAGCGGTATAAACAAGAAAGTCAGCCTGTCCTACGATCTCTCCTCAGTCCAGCGCGCCATCCAGAGCGCCCAGTTCCTGACCATCCTTCTCCGGGATTACGGGATGCCCAGTCTTGAATACGCCCAGGCAACGCCGGGGGCCGTGGCGGACATCCTTACTCCCATCTGATGGGAGAGCGGCCAACGCCTTCTGGTATTGTATGAGTATGTGCTCGTCACGATAACCAGGAGCGTTCCGCATGCGGCCACGGTGGTGGATTCCCCTTCTGCTGGTACTCCTCACGGGATGCAGCAGCCCCCAGAGAGCGGTGCGCCTAGACACCGGCCGTGGCTCGCCCCTCTTGTTCACCCCGCGCTCCAGTGCACAGCCAGCGGAACTGAACGAGGACGACTTCGAGCAGGCCATGGAAGCATTGACCCGGGCCGTGCGCCCTTCCTCACGTCCCCAGCAGGCCGCACGACTGCTGTTCGAGACGGAGCCGCGCAGCGGTTCGTACCTGTACAACCCTCGCACCCGCCGCGTCACCCCTCTGGGACCGAGCGAACACCTGGAGAGCGACCCACTCGCAACAGAAGTGGAGTTGACGCGCACCTACTTGCGCTGGTGCGAGCGCACGAACAAGCCCGGCGATTGCCTGCACCTCCTGATGGAAAACCCCACGGTCACCGGGGATGGACGTTACGCCCTGGCCATGGCTCTGGCCCAAGGCGCCGTGTTGGACGAAATGATGGACGCATACAAGGACATGGTCGATCCCCAAGCCATGATGTCGGCGGTTCTTTGGACGTGGACCACGTACATGATCTTGCTCGCGGTGCCCGAGCCCTTCTCGAAGGGTGTGGCCGCCGTGATGACCGCCACGCTCATTGCCTACGTAGGGGTCGATACGTTTTGGAGCATCATCGTGGGCTTCAAGCGGCTGGTAGAGGAGGCGGAGCGAGCCACCACATTTGACGAGCTACGCAAGGCGGGGGGACGCTACGGCAAAGTCATGGGCCGCAATGCGGCGCGTGCGTTCGCCTTATTGGCCACAGCGGCGATTGGCAACACGGCGACGGGGCTGGCGACGAAGGTTCCGAAGTTCCCCGGCGCCGCGCAAGCGGCGGTGCAGGCCGAGTCGCAAATGGGCATCCGGCTCGCGACGGTTGGGGCAGTGGAAACGGTCACCGTGAGCGCCGAGACCGTCACCATCGCGCTCGCACCGGGGGCGGTAGCCATGGCCGCCAACAGCGGG encodes the following:
- a CDS encoding OmpP1/FadL family transporter; this encodes MRRECRELFLASALGAVFAVTTPVQANIDPVAIYDARSAGMGDTGVAYAHGAASLYHNPALLQGTQKMDATVSVAAVVPGITYGRAPIDGPETEVSAKVSLVPSPFVGFSYRLTERIVVGLAAYPMEAYGGAFEDVQTFGGLDFSSVVATIEASPAVSVALLDTLSLGLGYRITYIQEQVKVPVLVGDGFVLSETNLSGANFAGLHAGLTYRPVKFLRLGLSYRSKIKTTVDGTLEIPGLEGQAFSADVASPHRFKAGAACSLFDDRLLLVLDAKMMLYENSHEESVTTVETPQGTQRQVKPLLWKNVIGLGLGAEYAVTPMFLVRAGYTTAGSATPLETADYFTPPPARSHVIHLGAGVRFTRWNFDVGALYGVSKAHLTPPLSNPGNYGGAGVTVALSGTYRL
- the sitA5 gene encoding SitA5 family polymorphic toxin, translating into MRPRWWIPLLLVLLTGCSSPQRAVRLDTGRGSPLLFTPRSSAQPAELNEDDFEQAMEALTRAVRPSSRPQQAARLLFETEPRSGSYLYNPRTRRVTPLGPSEHLESDPLATEVELTRTYLRWCERTNKPGDCLHLLMENPTVTGDGRYALAMALAQGAVLDEMMDAYKDMVDPQAMMSAVLWTWTTYMILLAVPEPFSKGVAAVMTATLIAYVGVDTFWSIIVGFKRLVEEAERATTFDELRKAGGRYGKVMGRNAARAFALLATAAIGNTATGLATKVPKFPGAAQAAVQAESQMGIRLATVGAVETVTVSAETVTIALAPGAVAMAANSGSSSAAKARPTGDRAWGSFSGFKKAMGSAGPGKEWHHLVEQTPSNVKQFGSHALHNTENIVSLDKGIHTRISSLYSSIQRDITGSATLTVRQWLNTQSYKAQREFGLLAIEKVTKGFW